Below is a genomic region from Onychostoma macrolepis isolate SWU-2019 chromosome 15, ASM1243209v1, whole genome shotgun sequence.
GTTTGGTCATACCATGTTCTTTCAGCTACACATCAAACCCACCCAAAGACCCAAATAGAGTTGTGTGGTATCAGTGGGTCTCCAAAGGTTCCTTTATCCTCCATGATATCCAAATTATGTCATTGAGAAATTTAGAGGAAAAACATATTCATATGGTGCAGTCGCGTAGCTGACCTGTCAGTCAGGCCCACCCAGTCATTGCTAGCTACAGCAGAGATTGCAACTTCAGCGATCGACAgatgcctttgtccatattaggtGTTGCCTGGCACGTCATACGTTACCTCTATGAGTCcatttttgaactttctgtgcGAGAGCGCCCTCCGGAttcgagtatgaatgaaacGTTATACGCTCACTCCTCCCCCTCCCCCTTCACACCGAGCACATTTCACAGTGGGTCAAGTTTAGTTGTAcgttaaactaaaatgaaacagAGCAGCTTGCTAAAGTTTGTTTCAAAAAGACGCTGTGTGCAGCCGCAGGAGGAAGATAATTCCGAAGTTCAGGAGCCATCATTTTCGAGTAGTAATGAGCTGAACAGCTCTGCTAATGTTCATTCACCTATTACTCCATTACCGCAGCGCTCCATTCTCCAGCATCTACCTCCCCTACACGCCAGTGTACAGGTACATACAGTGTCTTTAATTAATACATACAAACGcagcaataataaaaatgaatgaatcagaATTTACTATAGCAACGTTATGTGCGTTTTCAGACTCGGCCAAGCCTAGGGCCAGCACTGAGGACATAACACTAACAGCCCCATCCGACTTGTCCACTATTGATGACCCTGCTACCCAGCCCAAACTCAGTTCATTTCCAGTCACCACTATAGCAGGCAAAGAAAGAAGTTTTAATGCCCGGTGGTATGAAAAGTTCCCATGGCTATAGTACAGTACTTCAAGAGACGCCGTGTTTTGTAAGCCATGTCGCCATTTCCCTGAAGCAGCCACTGAGAGCCGATTTATAAAAACTGGCTTTAGAGATTGGAAGCATCTCTCCCAGTGTTGTGTAAAACATGAGGCTAGCAGGGCACTAGGGTAGGTCTGAAGGATACAAAGCAAGCCACAAACCAGAACGAGGAAATATAATTAGCCAGCTGCACAAAGATGCTGTCAACAGTTCGTTTGTGGAAAGGAATAGAGAACACAATAAAGTTGTAATAGACCTCATTTTATTCTGTGCAAAACAAGACATTCCCTTGCGTGGGCATCGTGAAAACGAAGAGACACTGAACAAAGGCAACGTCTTAGAATTAATTCAGCTGATCTCCAGCTATCATCCAGAAATAAAAATACGACTGGACGAACTGCCTAGAAACGCAAAAAACACTAGCCCTACTATCCAAAATGAAATACTGGAAAttgcagcatcattacttctCCGCAAAATAAAGGCGGATTTGCATGATGAGACAGACACATACTATGCAATTTTAGCAGACGAACGTAAAGACTTATCAGAAAAAGAGCTTGTGGCAGTATGTATCCGATACATACATAAAGGCCAGTTGAAGGAAAGAGCTGTGGGGTTTGTAGAGACAGGGGACATGAGCGCAAGTGCTATATCAGCCAAGATCCTGGAAGTATTGGTGCCGTTGCAACTGGATCCAAATTTGTGCGTTGGATTTGGGTTTGATGGCGCGTCGGTTATGTCCAGCAATAAAGGAGGGGTGCAcgtgattttaaagaaaacatttccTCACGCAGTATATGTGCATTGTAATTCCCACCGCCTTAACCTCATCCTGTGCACATCATCAAAGGTGTCCCCTTGCATATCAACATTTTTGATGTCATTAACAACTTGCATAGTTTCATGACGGGATCACATAGACACGCTAGATTTATGCAAATCCAGCAACAGCTGCGGCCAGGGAAAACAGTCTTGGAGCTAGAGAGGTCCTGTGATGTCCGATGGAACTCGTGGTCAAGTGCAGTGAGTAAAGTGCTGACACTTTTGGGTCCTATATTGGGGACTCTTGCTGAATTTTCTGAAAGCTCAGGTCATACAAAACTTGAGGCCGACTCACTACTGCAACAACTACAAACGAAAAAATGTCTGTTTCTACTTGTAACATTCAACAAGTTGTTTGAAACGAGTGACTATGCCACTAAGGGCTTGCAGTCCGCCACTATATCTGTAACAGATTGCATTGATCTAATCGAAGGACTTAAGGAGAGCTACACTACATTTAGGAATGAAGAAAATGACCTTGATAAAGTAATGGCTTTGACAGAGGATTTGATGAAAAGGTATGACATTGTGAATTGGGATATCACTGGGACCCGAAAGAGGAAGTTGTCAGCGAAGTTGAACGATACGCTAATCGAATCTACAGTGGGCAAAGCGTCACCTGTCAAGGACAACTCTGACCTGAAACATTTGTGGAATGATATACTAGACAAGCAGATCATGGAACTGAACACCCGCTTTAAGGCTGACACGTACGGGTTAATGAGAGCTGCCTCTGCTTGCTTGCCTCAGTCTAACACCTTCTGCGAAAAGACTTTATTACAGCCTGCCGGTACACACTTTAACATCGCTGTTGAGGATTCTGAACATGAGGTGTTTGTTCAGCAACTACAAAGAAAAGTATCAAATGGCAAGGCATTTCCATCACTTGTGGAGGTGCTAGATGCATGCCCACACGATATCTTTCCGAGAATGAATCGTCTCCTACGGGCCCTCATCACAATACCCATAACAAGCTGTACTGTCGAAAGATTGTTTTCAACTGTAAATCGGATTATAACAGGAATCAGAGCAACAATGCTGACACAGAGACTAAACTCTTTGTCTCTGCTCTCCTTTGAAAGAGAATTGACTGAATTGTTGGACTACAACAAAATTATTGCAGTGTTCAACTCTAAGCCCCGTCGTCTCCTGTTACAATAATCAAAAGTAAGTCAATCTACATTTTCCTACTATGTAGTTGGCTAGTCACTGTTGTTTATTTCAAGTGGTTTATGTGGCCGCTGAGCCAGACTATGACCAAGCATTGTTTTTACATACTGTTCGCTACTGTACTATCCACTACTGTCCTGCTGATTTAGTGTTGCGGTGCGTCTGTCAGATGCACACGCGTGTGTGTGGCCGCCGTGCTAATGCTGTTCTTATCCTTATGTTCTTATTCTTAACACTGCTTATGATAACATACAGGCGTATGCTCTGATTAAACGGTGGTGTGTATTCAAGCAGGTGTAGTTGTGTTGGCCTATTTTGATAGATACATTTTAGGCTAGGCCCACCCAATTTTCTTTGGGCCCACCCACATTGTGATTCCTGGCTACGCTAGTGATATGGTGACCCATCAAGTAGGGACTGTAGTTTGCTGATCAAAAACCTGGAACAGTCTCACCATGAAGAGAAAATATACACATGGATCGACCCTGAAAATGTTGGATGGCGCACCTACACATTTTTTGAAGTCACCTGTAACAATTCTAGTTGATGGTACTTGAATACTTTGTTCAAAAAATACTCCTTATCTAGTTATAAGTGTGTGTTGCCTAATTGTGACATTTCTTCTTGTAGAAAATCCACAGAAGCCCAACATCAGTATTTCTGGAGGTGAGAGGACGGGTGAGAACATCACAGTAGAATGTTCAACTTTCCACACGTGTTCAGAAGGATCTGATCAAATAAAAGATGAGTCAATTAACAGAGCCGATCCTCCCTATACGCAAAGTACCCAAGCTGCGTAGGGCCCCCGAAACACCAGGGGGACCTCTTGCTCTCAAAGATGATGTAATTTTAGTTTCGTTTTTGAATTTGGCCAGAAATTCATTGAAGAAAACATGAAAGTTCATGTATTTTAATGCGGTGCGCTGTCGCCCTTTCTCCGTAAAAATCAGGCAAATCATGTAACGTGAATGCCATACAGTCTCTTgcgaagacaaaaaaaaaaaaaaagagttcaaAGCGTACCGAGCGTACCGTGTTGGCGTTTCATAATTCATAACTCTGAccatataacaatttattattataataaatgtgttattttaaaaataacaattgaGCCTGAACTGGCAGATGTCACAGAGGGCATTGCAAAGAACTTCATTTGTAGCGTCTACCATTCCTGCCAGAAAAAGTATCCAACATGAAACTATGTGAACATGCAGGTCACAGAGTGGAACAAAACACTTTCTGGTTTAAATTGGATCAACTATTCTAACATAATTTGTCTGGGTGGAAAAACAGGCAATGGGAAGACTCTAGCCTACTTCATGATGTGTGAGAGATGTGACTATTAatccttttaaaaatattatcgTAGGGTTTCAAGGGATTAGATTGGAGACTGCCAGCCTTTATGCCATGGCTCTCTCACTTCTGTTCTCACTTGTGTTCATTTGCATGCTTGCTGGATTCTTCATATACAAAAGACAACACATCTGTTTGTATGGCTTATTCTCATCCTTCAGAATTTCTGTATTTACATTTGAGGTGGATTTGAACTGGAAGCCAAACAGAAAGTGAGGTGTTTAATGCTTTAAGGCATTGAAACCAAATTTTGTGTTATCACCATCCTAAAAATACCTGATCAGTATGTGGACAGTGTCACCTAGTGGTCATGAAATCTTTAAGATTGTGTTGTTCCCCAATTttaacttttagaaaaaatgtaaaaaataaataaataaatgaaaaattggtctgtttaatgacaaaaatatgtCTTTGGATTCACGGACATACCAAGTAAATCCCTGTTTACTTTGATGACTATAATACTGAGGCACATCCCAACTCTCGCAAGTGAGGTCATGAGTTAAGACAAAGTGGAGTGATTCCCCACCCAGCACAGAGAACTTAAACAGACTTTTCTAAAACCTGACCTTCTCCTTCTTCAAAGGACTGAAATCCTCACCACTCTCTGAATGACACAAAGACTGCCTTTATATATCAAAACGCATCAGATCATTTCAAAACAATGCTAAGAGGACTTATAACCAAACAGCATTCCCTTAATAATTCTGCATCATGTCTATAACCCACATGTTTGACTATTATGCTTTAATCACAGATTATTCATAACTGTTCAATTAAGAAGTATGTGTGTTTGGTCTGTGTGTGAATGATAATTAATTTCTCAAATGTTGATATTAATCAGTTATTGGTAATCAGTTCTCATtataaaaatgctgttttcttCCAAACCCTTCTGTTTTTCTTCAAGTTCACTCTGCATTCTTCTAGTCTGCAGCTTGACTAATAATTGAAGAGCAGCTTGGACCAACAGAGGAAACAGGAGTGATAACAGGCAAGTACAACACAGAgaggtaaaaaacaaaacaaaacaaaaaaaaaacagtttggtTGTTATTAGTCGAAATCTGTCTAGTTCACTAACTAGAGCTATTTTCAGGTACACTGGAAATGCTCCTGAAAGTTCACTAAAAGCTGAAAAAAGGCAGGttgatattataatattataataataaacagtgttgggaaaagttacttttaaaagtaatgcattacaatattgcgttaatccataaaaagtaataattgcagtacttaattactttttatggaaagtaatacTTTCTGTTATGtttgagttactttttgttACCTGGCCTGGGTTTGAGTATTTGTTtttcaataacaaaaaaacccaaaagTTCAATTTTTGTGCAACTGTAAgggccctttcacaccaaaagtaaAATTAATAAGCCTTGTGCTGTGCattaataagcctcaggctCTGCCTCTGCCCATCACTCCCAATGTCTCTGAACACGGGACAGGAGAGGTGTCAGTGaataggaaaacaaagtaactttcGTTACTTATAtgaaaaaagtaactcagatattttgttgaaaatttaaaagtaatgcattactttactaggtACTTGGGAAAAGTAATATGATTACTTTCATTCATGTTACACAGCAAAATCAACAGAGTGTACAATAAAATTCTctttatatatgtttataaatgACAACAATATGAAATGGATACTGAAAAAAAGTTATGATCTTATGCTTAAGGAAtcatatataaatttttatgtttattttaaattcattctTGATACTAGATTCTTACAAAATCCATTTGTTTGAGCAGGGGACCAAGAACGgtagaaaaaaaaggaaattatatGTTAAATTTAAGCAAAAGACATGagtaattcatttattttgaagccACTTTCACTTCTCTGTATGGTAGTTTCTGTTGGTTATAGAGAACAGCTGACGACAACCAAAGAAAGGCAGAAAGTACAAAAAAACCCTGCAATTTAATTGGTATACCAGTGAAGTTCCCTAAACAGACATTTCAATTCTTAAGACGTGCTTGACAGAACGCTATATTGCCTGCTATCAGCATTCCATCTCTTTCTTATAAAATGGCAATCTGGAATATGACAGGACATTTGTTACTTCGTTTAATTTTTCAAGGTACAGTCTCTGTTTTCTTTTAACATTTGCATTTCTGCTGATGTACATTTATTCAtccaattaaattaaatctttaaCTTAAGAATGATAAATGCTGCATGTGTAAAAATGCAGCAAAATTCCAATATTTCCAAAAAGTCAATAACAGTtcagaaaacaatataaactattaaaatgagTGTTGACCAAAATTAAGAATTCATTGTAATAATTACACCCTTGAAATATTGTGTTTGCAACAGTCACAAATACTAATGTTAGCAAATCTACTGACATTTTTTAGTTTGCTATTAAAACTGAGCTGAATGTAAAAAGAGACAGCTTAAATACGAATATTAATGTTCTCCAACATTTGCCCCACAGTTGTTCTGCTGTATGACGCTTTGGGATGGGAAGTGAGAATGCCAAAGGAAATTCATGGCCTCAAAGGTTCCTGTCTGGTCATACCATGTTCTTTCAGCTACACATCAAACCCACCCACAAATCCACGTAGAGTTGTGTGGTATCAGTGGGTCTCTAAAGGTTATCCTTTAGTTTATGATCCATGGTATCCAAATGATGTCATTGAGAAATTTAGAGGAAATACTTATTTATATGGAAACTCAAGTTGGGATTGCAGTCTGttgattaaaaacctgaaaCCATCCCACCATGGAGAGAAAATATACACATGGATTGACCCTGAAAATATTGGAAAGAGCACCTACGCATTTTACGATGTCACTTCTACAATTCTAGTTGATGGTACATGAATGCTTTGTTCTTCAAATTTGCTTGACTCCCTATCTAGTTATCAGAGTGTGTTGCCTAATTGTGACATTTCTGCCATCTGTAGCAGATCCACAGTTCCCCAGCATTTATGGAGGTGAAAGAACAGGTGAAACCATCACAGTTGTATGTTCAGCTTTCCACACGTGTCCATACATCAAACCAACCATCACTCTGAACGGTATAGAAGGATCTGATCAAATAGACAATGAGCATTTTAAAGACGGCCTGTGGAAAATCACTCTAACATGCACAGGTGTCGTAAAGACAGAAAGCTCAACCGTTGAGTGTTCTGTAACATATCATGGTGGCATAACAGTGGCAGCTACAAAAGACATAAATGCATGGTGTAAGTGGTTAATGCATATATGTGGATTTTTGCAGTCATGGGCCTATTGGATCATTATGATCATTTCAATTATGCGCTAATAATATTGCCTAATCATTTTGTGTCCATAAAGACGCAGACTCAACGCACACTGGAGTGAAGACTGTTGGGCTTTACATAATAGCTCCATCACTTGTGTTCCTCCTCACTTGCATAATTGCTACATTCATCATATACAAGAAACGACACCGgtaaatatttgtgtgtatatgtcaCTTTTGGCCAACTTTAATTCTTTATAAATGTAAAGTTTTTAAGTATTTAAGTACATCTCTTTAATAAGCATTTTTAGcctctcacatttttgttattgattGTAGACAGCCTCTTAATAATATGCAAGGGTCATTAACAACATTTGAACAGAGGTACGTATGACattcactttttattaattaattctcTTAAAAACCCACTGATTCACTTAgattaaaatgtttacttttctaaaacaattttattttctgatgTAGGAGATCACGTTGGAATAGATTTTCAAGGTTGGAATTTTCTTTACTGAACTATTCTTTATATCTTTGTATTTGGTCccaaaactaaattttaaatttcTCCACCAGGCAATTCAGTAGGTCTGAGGGAAGAGCAGGTTGGAGTAACAGGGAAAACAGGAGTGAAATCAGGCAAGTACAACAAAGGTTGTAAGATGGATTTACTGCATGCTAGTTTACTCTGCTACTAGTACAAATAACCGGAATGCTCTAAGAAGTGGCATCTAGTTAATATACAGGCCTCCGTCTCTGACTCTTTCTGTAGGTGATATCATTTCACCAGTAGGTGTTGACAAGTGAACGTCTTTATGAGTGATTAACTGAATTCAAATGCAATTAGTGCACAACataacgaaattagcacaacacaacgaaaacaaaccataacacaatgaaattagcataacacaatggaaacaagccacaacacaacaaaattagcacaacacaatggaaacaagacACAACACAGCGAAAttaacacaacacaatgaaattagtcCTATGccttgtgttgtggagattttGTTGTGTAGCGCACTACTAGGCCACTCTACAATTCGCTAAAAGATTTGTCCATTGGGGAATAAAACATATTGTCTttataagtgagtcattgaatcattaattcagttgattcattcaaaaacaactTATCAGTTAGAAACAAGACAGTAAAATGACCATATTTATGAGTGAGCCATAAAATCAATCCTTTAactgatttgttaaaaatgaTGATTTA
It encodes:
- the LOC131554107 gene encoding sialoadhesin-like isoform X2, with protein sequence MAIWNMTGHLLLRLIFQVVLLYDALGWEVRMPKEIHGLKGSCLVIPCSFSYTSNPPTNPRRVVWYQWVSKGYPLVYDPWYPNDVIEKFRGNTYLYGNSSWDCSLLIKNLKPSHHGEKIYTWIDPENIGKSTYAFYDVTSTILVDADPQFPSIYGGERTGETITVVCSAFHTCPYIKPTITLNDADSTHTGVKTVGLYIIAPSLVFLLTCIIATFIIYKKRHRQPLNNMQGSLTTFEQRRSRWNRFSRQFSRSEGRAGWSNRENRSEIRTNACTVTENKPFSKPRMPSPKSEPKSYSGHDSDAEYTNMDELNMYGNI
- the LOC131554107 gene encoding uncharacterized protein LOC131554107 isoform X1 — encoded protein: MAIWNMTGHLLLRLIFQVVLLYDALGWEVRMPKEIHGLKGSCLVIPCSFSYTSNPPTNPRRVVWYQWVSKGYPLVYDPWYPNDVIEKFRGNTYLYGNSSWDCSLLIKNLKPSHHGEKIYTWIDPENIGKSTYAFYDVTSTILVDADPQFPSIYGGERTGETITVVCSAFHTCPYIKPTITLNGIEGSDQIDNEHFKDGLWKITLTCTGVVKTESSTVECSVTYHGGITVAATKDINAWYADSTHTGVKTVGLYIIAPSLVFLLTCIIATFIIYKKRHRQPLNNMQGSLTTFEQRRSRWNRFSRQFSRSEGRAGWSNRENRSEIRTNACTVTENKPFSKPRMPSPKSEPKSYSGHDSDAEYTNMDELNMYGNI